A genome region from Streptomyces sp. NBC_01296 includes the following:
- a CDS encoding acyl-CoA dehydrogenase family protein translates to MRRTVFNEDHEAFRETIRAFIEAEVVPVYDEWFAAGQAPRDFYYKLGELGVFGINVPEEFGGAGLDTHKFEAVLYEETSRAGVNFGGSGVHVLLALPYIKMLADVEQKKRYLPKFVSGEEMWALAMTEPGTGSDVAGMKTTAKLSEDGTHYVLNGSKTFITGGVHADRVIVCARTAAPREDDRRFGISLFAVDTKSEGYSIGRKLDKLGLRTSDTAELAFVDVKVPVEDLMGEEGKGFYYLGHNLASERWGIAFGAYAQAAAAVRFAQQYVTDRTVFGKPVAHFQNTKFELAACQAEVDAAQAVADRALEALDAGELTPAEAASAKLFCTEVAHRVIDRCLQLHGGYGYMNEYPIARLYADNRVNRIYGGTSEIMKSIIAKSMGL, encoded by the coding sequence GTGCGCCGTACCGTTTTCAACGAGGACCACGAGGCGTTCCGCGAGACCATCCGCGCGTTCATAGAGGCCGAGGTCGTCCCGGTCTACGACGAGTGGTTCGCGGCCGGCCAGGCCCCCCGCGACTTCTACTACAAGCTCGGCGAGCTGGGCGTCTTCGGCATCAACGTCCCCGAGGAGTTCGGCGGCGCAGGCCTGGACACCCACAAGTTCGAGGCCGTCCTCTACGAGGAGACCTCCCGCGCGGGCGTGAACTTCGGCGGCTCCGGCGTGCACGTGCTGCTCGCCCTCCCCTACATCAAGATGCTGGCCGACGTCGAGCAGAAGAAGCGCTACCTGCCGAAGTTCGTCTCCGGTGAGGAGATGTGGGCCCTCGCGATGACCGAGCCGGGCACCGGTTCCGACGTCGCGGGCATGAAGACCACCGCCAAGCTCTCCGAGGACGGCACGCACTACGTCCTCAACGGCTCCAAGACCTTCATCACCGGCGGCGTGCACGCCGACCGCGTGATCGTCTGCGCCCGTACCGCCGCCCCGCGCGAGGACGACCGCCGCTTCGGCATCTCCCTGTTCGCCGTGGACACCAAGTCCGAGGGCTACTCGATCGGCCGCAAGCTCGACAAGCTCGGCCTGCGCACCTCCGACACCGCCGAGCTGGCGTTCGTCGACGTCAAGGTGCCCGTCGAGGACCTGATGGGTGAGGAGGGCAAGGGCTTCTACTACCTCGGCCACAACCTGGCCTCCGAGCGCTGGGGCATCGCGTTCGGCGCGTACGCCCAGGCCGCCGCGGCCGTCCGGTTCGCCCAGCAGTACGTCACCGACCGCACCGTCTTCGGCAAGCCGGTCGCGCACTTCCAGAACACCAAGTTCGAGCTGGCCGCCTGCCAGGCCGAGGTGGACGCCGCCCAGGCCGTCGCGGACCGCGCCCTGGAGGCCCTGGACGCCGGCGAGCTGACCCCCGCCGAGGCCGCCTCCGCGAAGCTGTTCTGCACCGAGGTCGCGCACCGTGTGATCGACCGCTGCCTCCAGCTGCACGGCGGCTACGGCTACATGAACGAGTACCCGATCGCCCGCCTGTACGCCGACAACCGCGTCAACCGCATCTACGGCGGCACCAGCGAGATCATGAAGTCCATCATCGCCAAGTCGATGGGCCTGTAA
- a CDS encoding MarR family winged helix-turn-helix transcriptional regulator, with translation MAHTNLNLDGLTPRDHAFYGLVWAGTTLTARVDQVLTRRHDLPLSWFEVMLWLSVQQEPVAPSELGARTLLSRSQVSRVADSLRARGLVERVPSPTDARSVGIALTEAGRRAFAEADATRREALAEVFDDRLDDADIAALEAIWAKLKARPENERQAQAQA, from the coding sequence ATGGCGCACACGAATCTCAACTTGGACGGTCTCACCCCCCGCGACCACGCCTTCTACGGCCTGGTCTGGGCCGGAACCACCCTCACCGCCCGGGTCGACCAGGTGCTCACGCGCCGCCACGACCTGCCGCTGTCGTGGTTCGAGGTCATGCTGTGGCTGAGCGTCCAGCAGGAGCCGGTTGCGCCCTCGGAGCTGGGCGCCAGGACCCTGCTCAGCCGCAGCCAGGTCTCCCGCGTAGCCGATTCGCTCCGGGCCCGCGGCCTGGTCGAACGGGTCCCGTCCCCGACGGACGCCCGGTCCGTGGGGATCGCCCTCACCGAGGCGGGCCGCCGCGCCTTCGCGGAGGCCGACGCCACCCGCCGCGAGGCCCTCGCCGAGGTCTTCGACGACCGCCTCGACGACGCGGACATAGCCGCGCTGGAGGCGATCTGGGCCAAGCTCAAGGCCCGCCCCGAGAACGAACGGCAGGCCCAGGCCCAGGCCTAG
- a CDS encoding SDR family oxidoreductase produces MSAKTTAKTVLITGTSSGIGLAAAVAAARAGWLAVATMRDTTRAGALQKAAAEAGVADLVQVKQLDVTDADSVATCVAEVVAEHGHLDAVVNNAGAGFVGTIEQHGMEKLRSVMEVNFFGVAELTRAALPHLRASGGRVITVTSVGGVVGQPFNESYCAAKFAVEGFMESLAPVAAAMGVQVSVVEPGAVASEFVNNVGLDIPALLAQAGPYAPALQGYINHALQSFGSDTAQTPEQAAAPVIDALTAEKMPFRIQTSDWARTFVGMKLADLDGSAVQTEMTNWLGQS; encoded by the coding sequence ATGAGCGCCAAGACCACTGCCAAGACCGTTCTGATCACCGGCACCTCTTCGGGCATCGGCCTGGCCGCCGCGGTCGCCGCCGCCCGGGCGGGCTGGCTCGCCGTCGCCACGATGCGGGACACCACCCGCGCCGGCGCCCTGCAGAAGGCCGCCGCAGAAGCCGGTGTCGCCGACCTCGTGCAGGTCAAGCAGCTGGACGTGACCGACGCGGACTCCGTGGCCACGTGCGTGGCCGAGGTCGTCGCCGAACACGGACACCTCGACGCGGTCGTGAACAACGCGGGGGCCGGCTTCGTCGGCACCATCGAGCAGCACGGCATGGAGAAGCTGCGGTCCGTCATGGAGGTCAACTTCTTCGGCGTCGCCGAGCTCACCCGGGCCGCGCTGCCCCACCTGCGCGCCTCGGGGGGCCGGGTCATCACCGTGACGAGCGTCGGCGGCGTGGTCGGCCAGCCGTTCAACGAGTCCTACTGCGCCGCCAAGTTCGCCGTCGAGGGCTTCATGGAGTCCCTGGCCCCGGTCGCCGCGGCCATGGGCGTCCAGGTGTCCGTCGTCGAACCGGGCGCCGTCGCCAGCGAGTTCGTGAACAACGTCGGGCTCGACATCCCGGCGCTGCTCGCCCAGGCGGGTCCGTACGCCCCGGCGCTGCAGGGCTACATCAACCACGCCCTGCAGTCCTTCGGCAGCGACACCGCCCAGACCCCGGAGCAGGCGGCGGCGCCGGTCATCGACGCGCTGACCGCCGAGAAGATGCCGTTCCGGATCCAGACCTCCGACTGGGCCCGCACCTTCGTGGGCATGAAGCTCGCCGACCTCGACGGTTCGGCCGTCCAGACCGAGATGACCAACTGGCTGGGCCAGTCGTGA
- a CDS encoding cation diffusion facilitator family transporter gives MPEESESVGTVVVAVVTNLGIAAAKAFGGIVSGSSAMLSEAAHSVADTVTEVLLLTALKRSARPADEAHPLGYGPERYIWALLASIATFAGGAVFAVYDGIHTLVQGEEPGDPALSYAILAVAFVLEGYSLLVAWRQMRGEAARMRAPLAVYVKHTPDTAVKAVLLENVAALIGLVLAAGGLLGAQLTGSGVSDGIASLLIGLLLVMVAWELGRSNAQYLIGRPLPAAMRAEVREELLTVPHIEGVLELTTLVQGPSEVLIAAKIDFHDLASARQVEAACEDAEDQLRERWPAIRRVYLDPTPAPGPDAEVLPGIRP, from the coding sequence ATGCCCGAGGAATCCGAGAGCGTCGGTACGGTCGTCGTCGCCGTGGTCACCAATCTGGGGATCGCAGCGGCCAAGGCGTTCGGCGGCATCGTCAGCGGGTCGAGCGCGATGCTGTCGGAGGCCGCGCACTCGGTGGCCGACACGGTGACGGAGGTCCTGCTGCTGACCGCGCTGAAGCGGAGCGCACGGCCCGCGGACGAGGCCCACCCGCTGGGCTACGGGCCGGAGCGGTACATCTGGGCGCTGCTCGCGTCGATCGCGACGTTCGCCGGCGGCGCGGTGTTCGCCGTGTACGACGGGATCCACACGCTGGTGCAAGGCGAGGAGCCGGGCGACCCCGCGCTCTCGTACGCGATCCTCGCCGTGGCCTTCGTACTGGAGGGCTACTCGCTGCTGGTGGCCTGGCGGCAGATGCGGGGCGAGGCGGCCCGGATGCGGGCCCCGCTGGCCGTGTACGTGAAGCACACCCCGGACACGGCGGTGAAGGCGGTGCTGCTGGAGAACGTGGCCGCACTGATCGGGCTCGTCCTGGCGGCGGGCGGCCTGCTGGGGGCGCAGCTCACCGGGTCGGGGGTGTCCGACGGGATCGCGTCGCTGCTGATCGGGCTGCTGCTGGTGATGGTGGCGTGGGAGCTGGGCCGCTCGAACGCCCAGTACCTGATCGGGCGGCCGCTGCCTGCGGCGATGCGGGCCGAGGTGCGGGAGGAGCTGCTGACCGTGCCGCACATCGAGGGCGTGCTGGAGCTGACGACCCTGGTTCAGGGGCCGTCGGAGGTGCTGATCGCGGCGAAGATCGACTTCCACGACCTGGCGTCGGCCCGGCAGGTGGAGGCGGCGTGCGAGGACGCGGAGGACCAGCTGCGGGAGCGGTGGCCGGCCATCCGCCGGGTGTACCTGGACCCGACACCCGCCCCCGGCCCGGACGCCGAGGTCCTGCCCGGCATCCGGCCTTAG
- a CDS encoding PucR family transcriptional regulator, translating into MEASSPPTPPVALAALLADRELGLHRLAGPAEAEVHGVHASEMADPSPYLLGGELLLTAGAGLTDAGEYVSRLVRAGVAGLGFGVTPVHETVPPGLAEACDRYGLPLLEVPPQTPFTAVARTVWRLMAQARTRELRRVAEAQQSLAAAAARPDPVGAVLSRLAASLAGWAGLLEPAAGAASGLRVLRAAGGGEPGPEVRTALEALAHRVAPGAAATATDTLAGTQLAAHAVGGGQVLALATPARVPGDHTIASVAAVLLGLLTAGRPAGTEAAALARLLLGGSPGEALAGPGPWYAVHARGGADPQALAAALGTVLLDPAGPAVRLLTDREPAAQPGWRLGVSAPAAPDTLATADTQARRALERAEAARTPLVRHTGAGLGALVDPAEARAHAEALLAPLSPAHRETLRAWLAHHGSWDRTAAALGVHRNTVRQRIARVAALLRSDLDDPDTRMELWFALTRDSEV; encoded by the coding sequence ATGGAGGCCTCCTCTCCCCCGACCCCGCCGGTCGCCCTCGCGGCGCTGCTGGCCGACCGGGAGCTGGGGCTGCACCGGCTGGCGGGGCCGGCCGAGGCGGAGGTGCACGGGGTGCACGCCTCCGAGATGGCCGACCCCTCGCCGTACCTGCTGGGCGGGGAGCTGCTGCTCACCGCCGGGGCAGGGCTGACGGATGCCGGGGAGTACGTGTCGCGGCTGGTCCGGGCCGGGGTGGCCGGGCTCGGCTTCGGGGTGACCCCCGTGCACGAGACGGTCCCGCCCGGCCTGGCGGAGGCCTGCGACCGCTACGGGCTGCCGCTGCTGGAGGTCCCGCCGCAGACCCCCTTCACGGCGGTCGCCCGTACGGTGTGGCGGCTGATGGCGCAGGCCCGGACCCGGGAGCTGCGCCGGGTGGCCGAAGCGCAGCAGTCCCTGGCGGCCGCCGCCGCCCGGCCCGACCCGGTGGGGGCGGTGCTGTCGCGGCTGGCGGCGAGCCTGGCCGGCTGGGCGGGGCTGCTGGAGCCGGCCGCCGGGGCCGCGTCCGGGCTCCGGGTGCTGCGGGCCGCCGGCGGGGGCGAGCCGGGGCCGGAGGTGCGCACCGCCCTGGAGGCGCTCGCGCACCGGGTGGCCCCCGGGGCGGCGGCGACGGCAACCGACACCCTGGCCGGGACGCAGCTGGCCGCGCACGCCGTGGGCGGGGGCCAGGTGCTCGCCCTCGCCACCCCGGCCCGGGTTCCCGGGGACCACACCATCGCCTCCGTGGCCGCCGTGCTGCTGGGCCTGCTCACGGCGGGCCGCCCCGCCGGAACGGAGGCGGCGGCCCTGGCCCGGCTGCTGCTGGGCGGCTCCCCCGGCGAGGCGCTGGCCGGGCCCGGGCCCTGGTACGCCGTCCACGCCCGCGGCGGCGCCGACCCGCAGGCCCTCGCCGCCGCGCTGGGCACCGTACTGCTGGACCCGGCCGGCCCGGCGGTACGGCTCCTCACCGACCGGGAACCCGCCGCGCAGCCCGGGTGGCGGCTCGGGGTGAGCGCCCCGGCCGCGCCCGACACCCTGGCCACCGCCGACACGCAGGCCCGCCGGGCGCTGGAGCGGGCGGAGGCGGCCCGCACCCCGCTGGTCCGGCACACCGGCGCGGGGCTCGGCGCCCTGGTGGACCCCGCCGAGGCCCGCGCCCACGCCGAGGCCCTGCTCGCCCCGCTGTCCCCGGCCCACCGGGAGACCCTGCGCGCCTGGCTGGCGCACCACGGCAGCTGGGACCGGACGGCCGCGGCCCTCGGCGTCCACCGCAACACCGTGCGCCAGCGGATCGCCCGTGTCGCCGCCCTGCTCCGCAGCGATCTCGACGACCCGGACACCCGGATGGAGCTGTGGTTCGCGCTGACCCGGGACAGCGAGGTCTGA
- the tesB gene encoding acyl-CoA thioesterase II — MNEALTTLLDLLDLEQIEENIFRGTSRSALVPRVFGGQVAAQALVAAGRTVPEDRTAHSLHSYFLRAGDPGAPIVYAVDRIRDGRSFTTRRVVAVQHGQPIFHLSASFQTYEEGLDHQVAMPDAPDPETLPTAAESLPAYREIFRDPGTVERLIEARGAVDLRYATVPPWGSVGEPVEPRSQVWFRTAGKLESDDALLHTCLATYVSDMTLLDSVLLAHGRGGWAVGDVVGASLDHAMWFHRPFRADEWLLYDQESPSAAAGRGLGQARIWTQDGRLAVTVIQEGVVRVPRA; from the coding sequence ATGAACGAGGCACTGACGACGCTCCTCGATTTGCTCGACCTCGAGCAGATCGAGGAGAACATCTTCCGCGGTACCAGCCGTTCGGCGCTGGTACCGCGCGTCTTCGGCGGCCAGGTCGCGGCCCAGGCCCTGGTCGCGGCCGGCCGGACCGTTCCCGAGGACCGCACCGCGCACTCGCTGCACTCGTACTTCCTGCGCGCCGGGGACCCGGGCGCGCCGATCGTGTACGCGGTCGACCGGATCCGCGACGGGCGCTCCTTCACCACCCGCCGGGTCGTCGCCGTCCAGCACGGCCAGCCGATCTTCCACCTCTCCGCGTCCTTCCAGACGTACGAGGAGGGCCTCGACCACCAGGTCGCGATGCCGGACGCGCCCGATCCGGAGACCCTGCCGACGGCCGCCGAGTCCCTGCCCGCGTACCGGGAGATCTTCCGCGACCCGGGCACGGTGGAGCGGCTGATCGAGGCGCGCGGCGCGGTGGACCTGCGGTACGCGACCGTCCCGCCCTGGGGCAGCGTCGGCGAGCCGGTCGAGCCGCGCTCGCAGGTGTGGTTCCGTACGGCCGGCAAGCTGGAGAGCGACGACGCGCTCCTGCACACCTGCCTGGCCACGTACGTCTCGGACATGACCCTGCTCGACTCGGTGCTGCTCGCGCACGGCCGGGGCGGCTGGGCGGTCGGCGACGTGGTCGGCGCCTCGCTGGACCACGCGATGTGGTTCCACCGGCCGTTCCGCGCCGACGAGTGGCTGCTGTACGACCAGGAGTCCCCGTCGGCGGCCGCCGGGCGCGGCCTCGGGCAGGCCCGCATCTGGACGCAGGACGGACGGCTCGCCGTGACCGTCATCCAGGAGGGCGTGGTGCGCGTCCCGCGCGCCTGA